In Nocardioides sp., the following proteins share a genomic window:
- a CDS encoding aldehyde dehydrogenase family protein codes for MTILINPVTEQPLDHEVPSTDLAGADAAIQRAADAFPAWRALAPGERARLLRTFAAVVDAHIEELAALEVLNAGHTIGNARWEAGNVRDCLNYYSAAPERLFGRQIPVPGGVDLTFHEPLGVVGIIVPWNFPMPIAAWGFAPALAAGNTVVLKPAEITPLTAIRIGELAVEAGLPEGVLTVVPGRGSVVGQRFVDHPLVRKVCFTGSTSVGQGIMAGCAAQVKRVTLELGGKSANIIFADTDIAAAAAKAPYAVFDNAGQDCCARSRILVERSAYDEFVGRFQTAVADLRVKDPSAEDSEMGPMVSQGQMASVQTYIDGASVAFTGAAPSGPGWWLPPTVVESQSTDEAVWREEVFGPVVAVMAFDDEEDAISRANDTEYGLSGSIFTSDVGRALRVARGVEAGNLSVNSHSSVRYWTPFGGFKQSGLGRELGPDAPNAFTEEKNVFISTEGN; via the coding sequence TTGACCATCCTGATCAACCCGGTCACCGAGCAACCGCTCGACCACGAGGTGCCGTCGACCGACCTCGCGGGCGCCGATGCGGCCATCCAACGCGCCGCCGACGCCTTCCCCGCGTGGCGTGCGCTCGCGCCCGGCGAGCGCGCGCGGCTGCTGCGTACGTTTGCCGCGGTCGTGGACGCCCACATCGAGGAACTCGCCGCCCTGGAGGTCCTCAACGCCGGCCACACGATCGGCAACGCTCGCTGGGAAGCGGGCAACGTGCGCGACTGCCTGAACTACTACAGCGCTGCTCCCGAACGGCTCTTCGGTCGCCAGATCCCGGTGCCCGGCGGCGTCGACCTGACCTTCCACGAACCGCTCGGAGTGGTCGGCATCATCGTGCCGTGGAACTTCCCGATGCCGATTGCGGCGTGGGGTTTCGCGCCCGCGTTGGCGGCGGGCAACACGGTGGTGTTGAAGCCGGCCGAGATCACCCCGTTGACCGCGATCCGGATCGGTGAACTCGCCGTGGAGGCGGGGCTTCCCGAAGGCGTTCTGACCGTCGTCCCGGGGCGCGGGTCCGTCGTGGGGCAGCGGTTCGTGGACCACCCGCTCGTACGCAAGGTGTGCTTCACGGGATCCACCTCGGTCGGTCAGGGCATCATGGCCGGCTGCGCGGCTCAGGTGAAGCGCGTCACGCTCGAACTCGGCGGCAAGTCGGCCAACATCATCTTCGCCGACACCGACATCGCGGCTGCTGCCGCCAAGGCGCCGTACGCCGTCTTCGACAACGCCGGGCAGGACTGCTGCGCACGCTCGCGGATCCTGGTCGAGCGTTCGGCGTACGACGAGTTCGTCGGGCGTTTCCAGACCGCGGTCGCAGACCTTCGGGTGAAGGATCCGTCGGCCGAGGACAGCGAGATGGGACCGATGGTGTCCCAGGGACAGATGGCATCGGTGCAGACCTATATCGATGGTGCCTCGGTGGCGTTCACTGGTGCGGCACCGTCCGGCCCCGGGTGGTGGCTGCCGCCGACCGTAGTGGAGTCGCAGTCGACCGACGAAGCGGTGTGGCGCGAGGAGGTCTTCGGGCCGGTCGTCGCGGTGATGGCCTTCGACGACGAAGAGGACGCGATCTCGCGGGCCAACGACACCGAGTACGGCCTCTCCGGCTCGATCTTCACCTCCGACGTCGGCCGTGCACTGCGGGTCGCCCGCGGCGTCGAAGCCGGCAACCTCTCGGTCAACAGCCACTCGTCGGTGCGCTATTGGACGCCGTTCGGTGGCTTCAAACAGTCCGGCCTCGGCCGCGAACTCGGCCCGGACGCCCCCAATGCGTTCACCGAGGAGAAGAACGTCTTCATCAGCACGGAAGGAAACTGA
- a CDS encoding gamma-glutamyl-gamma-aminobutyrate hydrolase family protein: MTPIIGLSTYREDAAWGVWRQRADLLHSEYADTVVAAGGVPVLLPPASDSREAAAAVVARLDGLVITGGADVDPQRYGQQPHERTAGWRPDRDAWECALLDAAAVAGLPVLGICRGMQLMAAHAGGALDQHTPDLVGHENHSPGGAVFGDTDVRIDPASRLAGILGADVQVRCHHHQSVRSAPGFTVTAHAADGTIEAMELPGARFVVGVQWHPEMAAELELMRGLVAAASAYAAFP; encoded by the coding sequence GTGACTCCCATTATCGGCCTGTCGACCTATCGCGAAGACGCCGCCTGGGGGGTGTGGCGACAGCGCGCCGACCTGCTGCACAGCGAGTACGCGGACACGGTGGTCGCGGCGGGAGGAGTCCCGGTGCTCCTGCCGCCCGCCAGCGACTCGCGGGAGGCCGCAGCGGCCGTCGTGGCACGACTGGACGGACTGGTGATCACCGGCGGCGCGGACGTCGATCCACAGCGTTATGGGCAGCAGCCGCACGAGCGTACGGCTGGCTGGCGACCCGACCGAGACGCCTGGGAGTGTGCCCTGCTCGACGCGGCGGCGGTGGCGGGACTTCCGGTGCTCGGGATCTGCCGCGGGATGCAGTTGATGGCCGCGCACGCCGGTGGCGCACTGGACCAGCACACTCCTGACCTGGTCGGGCACGAGAATCACTCCCCCGGTGGCGCTGTCTTCGGCGATACCGATGTACGCATCGACCCTGCGTCCCGGCTTGCCGGGATCCTCGGGGCCGACGTGCAGGTGCGCTGTCATCATCATCAGTCCGTACGCTCCGCGCCCGGCTTCACCGTCACCGCACACGCGGCCGACGGCACGATTGAGGCGATGGAACTGCCCGGCGCACGCTTCGTGGTCGGTGTGCAGTGGCACCCGGAGATGGCCGCCGAACTCGAACTCATGCGCGGACTCGTTGCGGCGGCCTCGGCGTACGCCGCTTTCCCCTGA
- a CDS encoding sulfite exporter TauE/SafE family protein, which yields MSPFEIAAILLAGMAAGTINTIVGSGTLITFPTLLAFGFPPVVANVSNTVGLVPGTISGSIGYRRELTGQRDRLIRLGSASLLGGLLGGVLLLVLPSSAFDAIVPALIALGVVLVIIGPRVSAWVARRAGGRDVIPDHGLWWVWPAVFAAGIYGGYFGAAQGVLLMAILGIGVVDTMQRHNATKNILALLVNGVSALLFIAVADVDWRVAGLIAAGSIVGGQIGATVGRRLPANVLRAVIVVVGVVAVAALLVR from the coding sequence GTGAGTCCCTTCGAGATCGCGGCGATCCTGCTCGCCGGGATGGCCGCAGGCACCATCAACACCATCGTGGGGTCGGGAACGCTCATCACGTTCCCGACCCTCTTGGCGTTCGGTTTCCCACCGGTGGTCGCCAACGTGTCCAACACCGTCGGACTGGTGCCCGGCACCATCTCCGGTTCGATCGGTTATCGACGTGAACTCACCGGTCAGCGTGATCGCCTGATCCGGCTCGGCTCGGCTTCCCTGCTCGGGGGACTGCTCGGCGGGGTGCTCTTGCTGGTGCTGCCGTCAAGCGCCTTCGACGCCATCGTCCCCGCACTGATCGCGCTCGGCGTGGTGTTGGTCATCATCGGACCTCGGGTATCGGCGTGGGTGGCTCGGCGTGCGGGTGGACGTGACGTGATCCCAGATCACGGCCTGTGGTGGGTCTGGCCGGCAGTCTTCGCCGCCGGGATCTATGGCGGCTACTTCGGGGCTGCCCAAGGTGTGCTGCTGATGGCGATCCTGGGCATCGGAGTGGTCGACACGATGCAGCGGCACAACGCCACCAAGAACATCCTTGCCCTGCTCGTCAATGGGGTGTCGGCGCTGCTCTTCATCGCGGTCGCCGACGTCGACTGGCGGGTCGCCGGGCTGATCGCGGCAGGGTCGATCGTCGGCGGACAGATCGGCGCCACGGTGGGGCGACGGCTGCCGGCGAACGTCTTGCGTGCCGTGATCGTGGTCGTGGGCGTGGTGGCTGTCGCCGCCCTGCTCGTACGCTGA
- a CDS encoding alpha/beta hydrolase, whose product MRADLPQAPWLPDELLGAPFEAETIPLDPDEEGAAEATLVRLAAPQPTRKAVLYVHGFNDYFFQVEWAQWWVDRGYDFYAVDLRKYGRSLRPHMTPCYVSDLELYFVDLDEAYARITTRDGHDSVVVAAHSTGGLILPLWLASRTPDEVTGLVLNSPWLDMHGPFWMRVGSNVMRQVGGYQPKREIPRGAAGFYGPSLHKDFDGEWNYELALKPNESRPIYAGWLRAVRLGQARLQSGLDLPYPTLVLTSGSTTRPTEMGEDVFGHDIVLDVEHMRRWSPQIARHVTLAPIEGAMHDVILSRPSVRARAYDELGRWHEAYVAR is encoded by the coding sequence GTGCGCGCAGACCTGCCCCAGGCTCCCTGGCTGCCCGACGAGTTGCTAGGCGCCCCTTTCGAGGCCGAGACGATCCCGCTCGATCCCGATGAAGAAGGCGCCGCCGAGGCGACACTCGTACGCCTGGCGGCACCGCAACCGACGCGCAAGGCCGTGCTCTATGTGCACGGGTTCAACGACTACTTCTTCCAGGTCGAGTGGGCACAGTGGTGGGTCGACCGCGGGTACGACTTCTATGCGGTGGACCTGCGCAAGTACGGGCGGTCGCTGCGTCCGCACATGACCCCGTGCTATGTCTCGGATCTTGAGTTGTACTTCGTCGATCTCGACGAGGCGTACGCCCGGATCACCACCCGCGACGGCCACGACTCGGTCGTGGTCGCGGCTCACTCGACCGGGGGCCTGATCCTGCCGTTGTGGTTGGCATCGCGGACGCCGGACGAGGTCACTGGCCTGGTGCTCAACTCACCGTGGCTCGACATGCATGGACCGTTCTGGATGCGGGTCGGCTCCAACGTGATGCGTCAGGTCGGCGGGTATCAGCCCAAGCGCGAGATCCCGCGTGGCGCTGCAGGCTTCTATGGCCCGAGCCTGCACAAGGACTTCGACGGGGAGTGGAACTACGAGCTGGCCTTGAAACCCAACGAATCCCGGCCGATCTATGCGGGTTGGCTGCGCGCCGTCCGGCTGGGTCAAGCGCGCTTGCAGTCCGGGCTCGATCTGCCGTACCCCACTTTGGTGCTGACCTCGGGGAGCACAACACGTCCGACCGAGATGGGCGAGGACGTGTTCGGCCACGACATCGTGCTCGACGTCGAGCACATGCGTCGCTGGTCTCCTCAGATCGCCCGGCACGTGACGCTGGCGCCCATCGAGGGTGCGATGCACGACGTGATCTTGTCGCGACCGTCCGTACGCGCCCGGGCGTATGACGAGCTGGGTCGCTGGCACGAGGCGTACGTCGCGCGCTGA
- a CDS encoding amino acid permease has translation MPEGHEHVDETELTEDEKHLAKLGYKQDLHRSWSGFSNFAISFSIISILAGCLTNFGAGFNNGGPISISWSWPILGLFILIIGFTMSELVSAYPTSGGIYWWASKLGGPAAGFFTGWLNLIGLVAVTAGVAYGCATFWDLTISTWSESYAGSYSLTRVFVIFLVVLGIAAGLNIFSSHLMAIMNNVSVWWHVFGAALIVLILVFVPDHHQSASYVFTERFNNSGFFGGDTGGAGFWFMIIPFGFLLTQYTITGFDASAHLSEETSAASTAAAKGIWQSIFYSVVGGYILLLAVVFAIPNDASGNPDNAGVGAGGVAYIFTSALGNKWATLVLFIAAAAQLFCATACMTSASRMTYAFARDGAIPGSKRWAALNKLKVPANAVVLVGIVAAIVTLPALIEVNLGTPEEPLIIPVAFYAVTSIAVIGLYLAFAIPIWLRWRHGDEFEVGSWNNGAKYKWMNLIAVAEIIIVCGALMLPFVPEAVPGNEDFAWKFVNYAPIITIGALVALTIWWFASAKKWFTGPKHTIDQAVIDAFDERS, from the coding sequence ATGCCCGAAGGCCACGAACACGTCGATGAGACCGAGCTCACCGAGGACGAGAAGCATCTCGCAAAGCTCGGCTACAAGCAGGATCTGCACCGCTCCTGGTCCGGGTTCTCCAACTTCGCCATCTCGTTCTCGATCATCTCGATCCTGGCCGGCTGTCTGACGAACTTCGGCGCCGGATTCAACAACGGCGGCCCGATCTCGATCTCGTGGTCGTGGCCGATCCTGGGGCTGTTCATCCTGATCATCGGGTTCACGATGAGCGAGTTGGTCTCGGCCTATCCGACGTCCGGAGGTATCTATTGGTGGGCCTCCAAACTCGGAGGTCCTGCCGCAGGCTTCTTCACCGGCTGGCTGAACCTCATCGGCCTGGTCGCCGTGACGGCTGGTGTCGCGTACGGATGCGCGACGTTCTGGGACCTGACCATCTCGACCTGGTCTGAAAGCTATGCGGGGTCCTACTCACTGACCCGAGTGTTCGTCATCTTCTTGGTCGTGTTGGGCATCGCTGCCGGTCTCAACATCTTCTCCAGTCACCTGATGGCGATCATGAACAACGTCTCAGTGTGGTGGCACGTCTTCGGCGCTGCCCTGATCGTGCTGATCCTGGTCTTCGTGCCCGACCATCACCAGAGCGCGAGCTATGTCTTCACCGAGCGTTTCAACAACTCGGGATTCTTCGGTGGTGACACCGGGGGAGCGGGCTTCTGGTTCATGATCATCCCTTTCGGCTTCTTGCTGACGCAGTACACGATCACCGGCTTCGATGCTTCGGCTCACCTGTCGGAGGAAACGTCGGCGGCCTCCACTGCAGCGGCCAAGGGCATCTGGCAGTCGATCTTCTATTCGGTCGTCGGTGGTTACATCCTGCTGCTCGCGGTGGTCTTCGCGATCCCCAACGACGCGTCCGGCAACCCCGACAACGCGGGCGTCGGCGCCGGCGGTGTGGCGTACATCTTCACGTCCGCACTGGGCAACAAGTGGGCCACCTTGGTGCTGTTCATCGCGGCCGCCGCGCAACTGTTCTGCGCCACCGCGTGTATGACGTCGGCGTCGCGGATGACGTACGCCTTCGCTCGCGACGGCGCGATCCCCGGCTCCAAGCGTTGGGCCGCGCTGAACAAACTCAAGGTGCCGGCAAATGCTGTGGTGCTCGTCGGCATCGTGGCCGCGATCGTGACTCTGCCCGCGCTGATCGAGGTCAACCTGGGCACTCCCGAGGAGCCGCTGATCATTCCGGTCGCCTTCTATGCGGTTACCTCGATCGCGGTGATCGGGCTCTATCTGGCGTTCGCGATCCCGATCTGGCTGCGGTGGCGCCACGGCGACGAGTTCGAGGTTGGTTCGTGGAACAACGGCGCCAAGTACAAGTGGATGAACCTGATCGCGGTCGCCGAGATCATCATCGTCTGCGGTGCGCTGATGCTGCCCTTCGTACCCGAAGCTGTTCCCGGCAACGAGGACTTCGCGTGGAAGTTCGTGAACTACGCACCGATCATCACGATCGGCGCACTGGTGGCGCTGACCATCTGGTGGTTCGCGTCGGCGAAGAAGTGGTTCACCGGGCCCAAGCACACCATCGACCAAGCTGTCATCGACGCGTTCGACGAGCGCTCCTGA
- a CDS encoding FCD domain-containing protein, translating to MTAVPHDHLSEALLRPVRGHHAFEACVEQLATAIRLGVYPRGSTLPSERELAARLGVSRATLREAMVALRQAGFVETTRGRSGGTIVTLRPASPSARKAARFTAAQRADWLDSLAFRRVVEPGAAELAAGTELDDVRRQQLVDAQDAVVTATTRAGHRQADSRFHLTVAALSASPRVIEAVASVQATLHEMLSAIPVLETNIAHSHRQHARLVKAILAGRPDAARTAMLEHCDDTAALLRGLVA from the coding sequence GTGACCGCTGTGCCGCACGATCATCTCAGCGAGGCGTTGCTGCGCCCGGTGCGCGGTCACCACGCATTCGAGGCCTGCGTCGAGCAACTCGCCACCGCTATCCGCCTCGGGGTATATCCACGCGGCTCGACATTGCCGTCCGAACGTGAGCTCGCGGCCAGGCTCGGAGTCTCCAGAGCGACGCTGCGCGAGGCGATGGTGGCGTTGCGTCAGGCCGGGTTCGTCGAGACGACGCGGGGACGTTCGGGCGGCACCATCGTGACGTTGCGGCCGGCCTCCCCGTCGGCACGCAAGGCAGCCCGCTTCACTGCGGCGCAGCGCGCGGACTGGCTGGATTCGCTGGCCTTCCGAAGGGTCGTGGAACCCGGAGCAGCCGAACTCGCGGCCGGCACGGAGCTCGACGACGTACGGCGTCAGCAACTCGTCGACGCCCAGGATGCGGTCGTGACGGCCACGACGAGGGCGGGACATCGACAAGCCGACAGCCGTTTCCACCTCACGGTCGCGGCGCTGTCCGCCTCACCCCGCGTGATCGAGGCGGTCGCGTCGGTGCAGGCCACGCTGCACGAGATGCTGAGTGCGATCCCGGTGCTGGAGACCAACATCGCGCATTCACATCGCCAACACGCGCGCCTGGTCAAGGCCATCCTGGCCGGTCGCCCCGACGCCGCGCGCACAGCCATGCTCGAACACTGCGACGACACCGCCGCGCTGCTGCGCGGATTGGTGGCGTGA
- a CDS encoding 3-oxoacyl-ACP reductase produces MAGRLDGKVAVITGGVSGIGLATVERFVEEGAKVVIGDIDDERGHTLVGQLGGSDVATYVHVDVTSKEEVDALFKTAKDTYGSVDIAFNNAGISPPQDDSILDTDLEAWDLVQRVNLTSVYLCCKAALPYMLEQGSGSIINTASFVAVMGAATSQISYSASKGGVLSMSRELGVQFAREGVRVNALCPGPVNTPLLQELFAKDEERAARRLVHVPMGRFGEPREMANAVLFLASDESSFITASTFLVDGGISGAYVTPL; encoded by the coding sequence ATGGCAGGACGTCTGGACGGCAAGGTTGCCGTCATCACCGGAGGAGTCTCCGGGATCGGACTGGCGACCGTCGAGCGGTTCGTCGAGGAGGGCGCGAAGGTCGTCATCGGTGACATCGATGACGAGCGCGGGCACACCCTGGTCGGGCAACTCGGCGGCTCGGACGTGGCCACGTACGTCCACGTCGATGTGACCAGCAAGGAGGAGGTCGACGCTCTCTTCAAGACCGCGAAGGACACCTACGGCTCGGTCGACATCGCCTTCAACAACGCCGGGATCAGCCCGCCGCAGGACGACTCGATCCTCGACACCGACCTGGAGGCGTGGGACCTCGTACAGCGGGTCAACCTGACCTCGGTCTATCTGTGCTGCAAGGCGGCGTTGCCCTACATGCTGGAGCAGGGCTCGGGCTCGATCATCAACACGGCCTCGTTCGTCGCGGTGATGGGCGCGGCGACCTCGCAGATCTCGTACTCAGCCTCCAAAGGCGGCGTGTTGTCGATGTCGCGCGAACTCGGCGTGCAGTTCGCGCGAGAAGGCGTACGCGTGAACGCGCTGTGCCCCGGACCGGTCAACACTCCCCTGCTGCAGGAACTCTTCGCCAAGGACGAGGAGCGGGCCGCGCGTCGGCTGGTGCACGTGCCGATGGGTCGTTTCGGCGAACCGCGCGAGATGGCCAATGCTGTGTTGTTCCTGGCGTCCGACGAGTCGTCGTTCATCACGGCCTCGACTTTCCTCGTCGATGGCGGCATCTCGGGTGCGTACGTCACACCTCTCTGA
- a CDS encoding SPFH domain-containing protein: MPTVLAALVAILGLFIIFMLAKTVKIIPQARAGIVERFGRYQQTLDPGLKMVVPFVDRVRYLIDLREQVVSFPPQPVITEDNLTVSIDTVIYFQVTDPVAATYEIANYIQAVEQLTMTTLRNIVGGMDLEETLTSRDSINTRLMSVLDEATGRWGIKVKRVEIKGIDPPPSIKDAMEKQMRADRDKRAVILTAEGERQSAILTAEGNKQSAILNAEGERESQILRAQADREAAILRAQGEGQAIQTVFQAIHDGQPDQGLLAYQYLQMMPKIAEGSANKVWVIPSEITKAMEGLGSSLNEIAGIPKDSSPRKRVDMGPSEPRLPAAADRELSATNEAVREAIAEAETAANPGASAKVSDVPEDPSAQ, encoded by the coding sequence ATGCCTACGGTCCTGGCGGCTCTGGTCGCCATTCTCGGCCTGTTCATCATCTTCATGCTGGCCAAGACGGTGAAGATCATTCCGCAGGCTCGCGCCGGCATCGTCGAGCGGTTCGGGCGCTATCAGCAGACTCTCGACCCGGGCCTGAAGATGGTCGTGCCCTTCGTCGACCGGGTGCGCTATCTGATCGACCTGCGTGAGCAGGTTGTCAGTTTCCCGCCGCAGCCGGTGATCACCGAGGACAACCTGACGGTGTCGATCGACACGGTGATCTACTTCCAGGTCACCGATCCGGTGGCTGCGACGTACGAGATCGCGAACTACATCCAGGCCGTCGAGCAGCTCACGATGACCACCCTGCGCAACATCGTCGGTGGGATGGACCTCGAGGAGACGCTGACCAGCCGTGACTCGATCAACACTCGGTTGATGAGCGTGCTCGACGAGGCCACCGGCCGCTGGGGCATCAAGGTCAAGCGCGTCGAGATCAAGGGCATCGACCCGCCGCCGTCCATCAAGGACGCGATGGAGAAGCAGATGCGCGCCGACCGTGACAAGCGTGCGGTCATCCTCACCGCCGAGGGTGAGCGGCAGTCCGCGATCCTGACCGCAGAGGGCAACAAGCAGTCCGCGATCTTGAACGCGGAGGGCGAGCGCGAGTCGCAGATCCTGCGCGCCCAGGCCGACCGGGAGGCGGCGATCCTGCGTGCCCAAGGTGAGGGCCAGGCCATCCAAACGGTCTTCCAGGCCATCCACGACGGCCAACCCGACCAGGGTCTGCTGGCGTACCAGTACCTGCAGATGATGCCGAAGATCGCCGAGGGCAGTGCCAACAAGGTGTGGGTGATCCCATCTGAGATCACCAAGGCCATGGAGGGGCTCGGGTCGTCGCTGAACGAGATCGCGGGAATCCCGAAGGACTCCTCGCCCCGCAAGCGCGTCGACATGGGTCCGAGCGAGCCTCGGCTCCCGGCGGCGGCAGATCGTGAGTTGAGCGCGACCAACGAGGCCGTACGCGAGGCGATCGCCGAGGCGGAGACCGCTGCCAATCCCGGGGCGTCCGCCAAGGTCTCCGACGTACCGGAGGATCCCTCGGCTCAGTGA
- a CDS encoding glutamine synthetase family protein translates to MTAPNDRYLTLEQLRAEIEADGVDTVILAFTDMQGRLQGKRLHARYFLDVALESGTEGCNYLLAVDVDMNTVAGYEISSWQTGYGDMEFVPDWDTIRRLPHHPATVMVQCDLTWMNHEPVRQSPRSILKAQINRLAERGWTALAGTELEFIIFEDSYEMAHELNYRDLTPANQYNVDYSILGTSRVEPLLRDIRNTMFAAGLDVEGAKGECNFGQHEIGFLYADALRTADNHSVYKTVAKEIAAHHGKSITFMAKYNQRDGSSCHIHLSLRGTDGELVFWDGDGRSRLYDHFIAGVLATMREFTMLYAPNINSYKRFAHGSFAPTTVGWGSDNRTCSVRLVGRKAGARMENRLPGADVNQYLALAAMIAGGLHGIDHELALPDELVGSAYDSELERVPNNLADARALFLDSQIARDAFGDDVVDHYAHNAQIELDAYNATVTDWERVRGFERL, encoded by the coding sequence ATGACCGCACCGAACGACCGCTACCTGACTCTGGAGCAACTGCGCGCCGAGATCGAGGCAGACGGGGTCGACACCGTCATCCTGGCTTTCACAGACATGCAGGGACGACTTCAGGGCAAGCGTCTGCACGCGCGCTATTTCCTCGACGTCGCGCTGGAGTCGGGCACCGAGGGCTGCAATTACCTGCTGGCGGTGGACGTCGACATGAACACCGTGGCCGGGTACGAGATCTCGTCGTGGCAGACCGGCTACGGCGACATGGAGTTCGTCCCCGACTGGGACACCATTCGTCGACTCCCGCACCACCCCGCCACCGTGATGGTGCAGTGCGACCTCACCTGGATGAACCACGAGCCCGTACGCCAGTCCCCCCGGTCGATCCTCAAGGCCCAGATCAACCGGCTCGCCGAGCGTGGTTGGACGGCGCTGGCCGGCACCGAGTTGGAGTTCATCATCTTCGAGGACTCCTATGAGATGGCCCACGAGCTGAACTACCGCGACCTCACACCCGCGAATCAATACAACGTCGACTACTCGATCCTGGGCACCTCGCGAGTCGAACCCTTGCTGCGCGACATCCGTAACACGATGTTCGCCGCCGGCCTCGACGTGGAGGGCGCGAAGGGCGAGTGCAACTTCGGCCAGCACGAGATCGGCTTCCTGTACGCCGACGCATTGCGTACGGCCGACAACCACAGCGTCTACAAGACCGTCGCCAAGGAGATCGCCGCCCACCACGGCAAGTCGATCACCTTCATGGCCAAGTACAACCAGCGCGACGGGTCGTCGTGCCACATCCATCTGTCACTGCGCGGCACCGACGGTGAACTGGTCTTCTGGGACGGCGACGGCCGCAGCAGGCTCTATGACCACTTCATCGCGGGCGTACTCGCCACCATGCGCGAGTTCACGATGCTCTATGCGCCCAACATCAACTCCTACAAGCGCTTCGCGCACGGCTCGTTCGCGCCCACGACCGTCGGCTGGGGCAGCGACAACCGGACCTGCTCGGTGCGGCTGGTGGGCAGGAAGGCCGGGGCGCGGATGGAGAATCGCCTGCCCGGTGCCGATGTGAACCAATATCTCGCACTGGCCGCGATGATCGCGGGAGGTCTGCACGGCATCGACCACGAGTTGGCACTGCCCGACGAGTTGGTCGGGAGTGCGTACGACTCCGAGCTCGAGCGCGTGCCTAACAATCTCGCCGACGCCCGCGCGCTGTTCCTCGACTCCCAGATCGCTCGCGACGCCTTCGGTGACGACGTCGTCGACCACTATGCCCACAACGCCCAGATCGAACTCGACGCCTACAACGCCACAGTCACCGACTGGGAGCGCGTGCGTGGGTTCGAGCGGCTCTAA
- a CDS encoding phosphotransferase, translating to MTPEIEALLDQIPILADRTLVEELSGGLTNRNLRVHRPSGDVVVRLAGASGELLEIDRVAEHHDSVAAAASGAAPEVLAHHPELAAMVIDYVPGSTLSNDSFADAGVMARAAGAVRQLHAGPAFARTFSMFERRERYLATIAERGFELPPDYHRFDAHWADVRRVLEGTAAELAPCNNDLLAENYVDDGDRCWLIDYDYAANGDPAFDLGNTATECEFTPEQTEAWVEQYYGALTPARLSRVRLQALCSAYGWSLWGYIQKDASDLDFDYEGWGLHRFDKAARVFTSPHFTRLLTAVVEERTT from the coding sequence GTGACCCCCGAGATCGAGGCTCTCCTCGACCAGATCCCGATCCTGGCTGATCGGACCCTGGTCGAGGAGTTGTCGGGCGGGCTGACCAACCGCAACCTGCGTGTCCACCGCCCCAGTGGTGACGTGGTCGTACGCCTGGCCGGCGCTTCGGGTGAACTGCTGGAGATCGATCGCGTGGCCGAGCACCACGACAGCGTCGCTGCGGCGGCCTCCGGTGCGGCGCCGGAGGTGTTGGCCCACCACCCAGAGCTCGCGGCCATGGTGATCGACTATGTCCCGGGCTCCACGCTGAGCAACGACTCTTTCGCGGACGCCGGGGTGATGGCACGAGCCGCCGGCGCCGTGCGCCAACTCCATGCGGGGCCGGCCTTCGCGCGTACGTTCTCCATGTTCGAGCGCCGCGAGCGATACCTGGCCACGATCGCCGAGCGTGGCTTCGAGCTGCCGCCGGACTATCACCGGTTCGACGCACACTGGGCTGACGTACGCCGGGTGCTGGAGGGGACCGCCGCCGAGTTGGCGCCGTGCAACAACGACCTGCTCGCCGAGAACTACGTCGACGACGGCGACCGGTGCTGGCTGATCGACTACGACTACGCCGCCAATGGCGACCCTGCCTTCGACCTCGGCAACACGGCCACCGAATGTGAGTTCACGCCCGAGCAGACCGAGGCGTGGGTGGAGCAGTACTACGGTGCGCTGACGCCCGCGCGGCTGTCCCGGGTACGGCTGCAAGCGCTGTGCAGTGCGTACGGCTGGTCGCTGTGGGGCTATATCCAAAAGGACGCCAGCGACCTGGACTTCGACTACGAGGGCTGGGGTCTGCACCGTTTCGACAAGGCCGCGCGGGTGTTCACCAGCCCGCACTTCACCCGACTGCTGACCGCCGTGGTTGAGGAGCGAACGACGTGA